The Cydia amplana chromosome 10, ilCydAmpl1.1, whole genome shotgun sequence DNA window CAGTATTTCTAACAAGATCTAGTTTGATTGCAGTATCTTCTGATGTCGCGCCGATTCCTTACTGCCAAGTCAGTAAGATAGGTCGAAAGTAGcctttattttaataggtaaaaACTCCGGCTAAGGCACTCCGGGAGGCCACTGTTCGCTCGCTGACTAACTGAATCGCTCAAAGCacgatataagtatgtatataactAATCAATATCAAATAATGGCATAATAACTATAGCACGGTTATctacatttaggtacctactcccagggctttaaataccgttaaaaagttggtatcgttaccacaaggtgacagatttaacgttaagttgtaactaacgttagaccaggtaccgttagttatactactctttaccggtaacaaaatggtaacgttagcagctgtcaatttgagctaacgttaagtcaaaggtatcgatacaccattgttaacgttagtaggtaacgttaactgctgcttatttaccgtttgattaactgataggtgccatcatcattgacaatcgagcgaatgttcattcactctcaagcagagatgggcaattttaataacaaaacttccgtgagacaaagacatgttaaatggagatgggcatttcgtaattgattcctggttccacgattactcgaaattactttgtaatctgattaccgattcccagattactttgtaatctaacaataccgaattactaatagtggagtcaatataaagttaaagttacattaattgcacagtaaaatgtgtctacacgggtgaattatatatcatattgaatacccgtctgcgaattaacaacttgatatctgttcccgttttttagaaataacatttttttttattttatattttatactacctaaacagtaatttctaactagaatttttttgaagaatgggctatgaagcttacacgactacacggtcagaatttctcccgacaataatattaattatagatttaatgaaaaaaacaataattttgtaagttttccatgaccgagaatatcccacactgagagaaaagtttactattgtggttaatttaatagtatttgtttcgatcatgtttaatttatctgcccgaggaactgctatattcgcagaatagcagcatgattttggaaacaaacagcaaataatgttctacacaattaatggacacttctagttttttggcagtacataactgtacaagttatgaagactacatacttatttttctcgcaataattaaatcaatttccagcataaaaagtcaatgaagtatgctgtatttccaggcttccacagaggccaagtcaaactttgtttaagatgtcaaaaagatatcattttgttatcattcgcccaaccgtctcgctcgcaccaatacatatttcatctagtacgagtgaaatgcacgcgcgaatgatataaaatgacatcttttataacaaagttcgaattagcatcaaggtatattaggaaaatataccttatgacttatggcattgcgttaaggtttaataattcaatgcataaagtatctgtgtttatgtgaaaaatgataggtgtcaatttttatatctattcacaaaacgtttagaatacaggatgcacagtcagatataaatagacccttaaagtcttacaactatctatgatactggatctcaagcttatttggttagtaagtaccgtccaccaagttatacttcgaatagccacccggacaaattccaaagctaatttcgaattttaaaatttgacaattcacgagaagagtaacgtaacgtcaaaggatatgtttgtcccttttcaacgatcctgtcatccgatgcttgagtagagaaactaaaagaagcaaatgtcagcaattcgtaacgcttagtttttgttagcgatagcgcatcgcgacatgagaactagtatgagcctggccctcgattacgtataattgcaaggaaacttgggatcaagttatcttagtcaatttagagcagttggaaatcaactcattgtgaaatttttgaacgttttcaaataatttgttggattaagtataaaagtgttacagtatgttatatatttgtgatctactcacaaggccctttcatttggtaccccacatggtatgtttaaaagaaaaatggtaaaaactttgcatcacagtaactaccctcaccactttcgcgcttgtcatctcatatatttgtgttcaggatattatactgaatgcactgataccaaatatacctactcatatccgagacgacatgagcgtaaatttttctagaagacttttcgagaaaaggccaggctacaatatctttacaggttgattgatactgagtgtattaacaccatgttcacccatatccaagacgatatgaacgaaaagtaacctaaagccaccctaccaacattttcgtaacaatgagagattacactgatttaaactttcacgatttttacacattattaaattatacaacgatacgcgattaagtcccgttgtataatttaataataagagattatttcttggaaataatgttgtaatataaactccttgtagagcacctacctgcgaagagatcgtgctgtcaaagttgttaatgatttaatataatattgttagttaactaaagttttattaatgcatcatttcatcttatacaccgcgggatttaataacccgaaagatttaaaccacgtatttttgacgacagtacgagtaaataatgttatatcaacatgggtccaattatatattttaattaaactactatttcagtacaaattaaatcatattaatttaccgcttctttgtgaacaagcctttattcagagagtgagcgagtttaattaatctcaagtagagaaacagagagcgagcatgacatttcacgaatcactccgatatcatacgatgcacggcgaatgcagtgacatgtgttccatgacaagaagtgtcaagttatgtctaggatcatgtttacgttgaaattatttcaattgattggcacctcaaaataccacaaattgtatcaaaactttattaattactacaacagtaggtacagtgcagttattattgttgaactttgcgataaaatcttttcctttgagtgagataaccaaagccattaaccatgattatatccgaaagaaatcatgtctcttattgttttaactcatactacagctggaaagggatgattactttgttaaaatcaatgaatgaccttttgttaaaatatcgatcatgcttatcagtacgtattttaaattctcgatgtgttgatttatactgagtaaagtaaaataaacaactatgttaaacaattacgcttttttattaatttaatgaattaggttttcacacctgaggatgccgaagaccgggcaaagtggagaaggctgagcaggaaagcggaccctggcgctagaccgggaaaacgctaggttgaagaagaagaatgaattaggttttcgaagtgtgtaccaccgttttcagcacaaagatttaattttaaacggatttcattatttaggtttacaaaagtgttctttatttcttcggaagccgttcgaatttttattaataattcttctccagacttcactggtgttgagtattccttccttatctttcagagttccccatagaaaaaaaaccaatggcgttaagtcgggtgaccgggcgggccaggttaggacgttgcttccacggccaatccacctctcagggtattgttcgtctagccaatttacgaactgggaacgaggctgaagtgggtccgtcgtgccggaagcacatagttcttcgggtttccaaatccgtacacaaagtgaatatccgctaaatgagccggaggataatgcggcatggcgaattttatttattacagtcaatcaaatttaaagattttatcttgcgcatatcttgacatcaatttcgtcattttcgtcaaactatcagccagttatcgtgaaggtaaatagtttgcactctcgtgattgagaacagaacaaaatttcgttagaagttcgaatttggctaataaccatgcagttagtgcgtctgcgtgtaaaattagttggtggctacgtcacgcataagggtgtgttagaattgagattttttaacttgtgatttgttttaaataattaatatctcttaaattaagggtttttggactatgtgttatataactttatatactctaattaggatctaaaatcgttggtttaaatctttcgggtaataacccccgcggtgtatataaccctattaccctttgaatgacctttttcacgttttctacagcaatgcagtcgactgcagcaattttgaagcgccacattgctaccgactgcattactgtggtaaatgtcaaaatcgaagttcctgtctggattttggcgtccattaaaaataaataatcaaaggaggtcatcgatcaaatggcccggaggacaatccatcgttaactggtagagaataccttatggcattaagtccgcctcttgtactataaggtttttcttttgtgcaataaagattaaccactttattcataaactttacgggcctgatttagttcaattatgtttatcccttacttacaaatacataagttaaagtgacagataaggacaaacgattattactattattagctaattgaagtttgtagcgcgtttatgaataaggggttaaagaaataaaataaatacagatgatgacagtaattatatacgcattttattacggaaaaagatttaatattgggtgtaaatgaaacgggaattggaaatgtaaaataaaatgatattaaaatctcgagtgtcggattcatgttttgatatattttttgtattttaataatagtttggatttattaaaagaatgtgacatattttgtggagatttctttttaaatatagtatttgcaacataggttatcacatctcaaaaaatctctggtgtgagaattcatgtagagctctcatacattatgaactgtgctgaccagactattttacaagcaagcagtaacatcaataaataggtgtctcatttaatataatccgactaaattacatttcagcaacacctccatatttcacaaaaaaaatcaagacattatccaacctatataatcttgacgtatattatatcaaagacgcctgtacctaatataaaccgaccaagtaacgaattagctataccatcatatttaacaaactaatttatgacgttttgcaaccttcttattttggcaaatatattccgacacagccgggtggtattttatctgtccaatctcggtccattgtgtatttgcgtctcacattttgcttaatgagagagtgagacgcaatgcatattggacaaagatcttaaacaagtagaataccacctctttcatttgataaacataaagaataatgacaaaagactatgaactctaactactagaattaaagttgagttttactaacgtacataattatctttaatgtattttgactgattctatttcaatttgacagaagccctgccgtatttatggtcaataaggtctactggccttaaaattgtgtatgaaattacaagcaaatatcagcttaaagaatgatagtggtaacgttagtttggtaacgttagtttataatgtgaattgggtaacgttaacaagccctgcaataaaaagtaaaattaccggtaaaattaacgttaactagctaacgttataataatgttaagttatcaagtatcgttaccatttactaccggtaataaggtatttttatgattttaacgttaagtaacgttactttataatgtgaattggtaacgttaacaagccctgcctACTCCTGGTAGAACGTTATATACCTTTACGTAACTATTATACTATCTACGCTGTAATTATCCACATCCACATCAAAAGCAAACTTTATTCAAACTTTGAAAGTTAcacattttaatttgttgttggtGACACAATTTGCCTCGGCCAATATTTTCCTTGCAGCGATAATTGACATGCCGTCGAACAGCGCTGACATTCCGCTTAATGATATCAACGCCCCTTTTAATACAAAACTGACCTTAAAACCTGCAGTGTCAAGTGTCCTGCCCCACGCCACAGCCGCTCTCGTAAAATGCTAACCGTTCTCGGTATAACTTTACTGCTAAAACATTCACTATGCGTAAATCCATCCATTCTATTTCAAGAAGTTCAAGCGTACCACAGCGAAACGAGTGCAAAGGCCGATTTTGCTTTTCAAGTCGTCGATAAAATCTATAACGCTTTCCGCCAATGGTTTTTCACCATAATATTCTGCGAGTTCACTTATTTCGAGAACAGGATACTGAAATACACTGAGAATTATAACGACGGATATCCGGTATTGCTCCTAGATGGTTGCCCTAACAGCAATAACAGCGAAACGAAACCCAGAATCGACAAACACGGAATGACAGCTTACATTGTGACGTCCAACCAACTAACTGTAGAAAACAATGATTTAGTAATATACACCCTACGTAGAACAGGAGTGTTTAAGCCGAGAAGTGTAGTAATCTTTGTCATAAACATAGAAGTGAAAATGGACAGCTACTTCCACTATGCCATGAAAGAACATTTCCAATTATGTTGGGGTAGAAGAATACCCAACTCAATTCTTGTACTGTGGTCCGAACGCTTGAGGATGTACACTTACAATCCGTTTTTTGATCAAATCATAGATGTATCAAACGAAATAAATATCGGAAGTTTGCTGTCCCGTCAatacgaaaatttgtatggtagGGAGCTTCGTCTGAGCGTATTTAGAAAGCCTTTCATCTATGACGACACAGCGCAAATTGATTGCAGTTCGAGGTTAGCTTCGACTATGATGAGTATATTAAACGCTTCATGCAACGCTTTAGCACCTCGAGACGGAAGCACAGTGGGAGACCTCCTGGACAATGGAACGGCCACAGGGGTCACCCGCGACCTAATAGACGGTTACACGGATCTTGAACTGAACTCGCGAATACTTAAAAATTCCTACTACGGATATATCGACACGACCTACCCTCTATCGCAAGATGAGCTGTGTTTCCTACTAAAGAAAGCTGGTCCCCAGTCAACATTTATGACAACGATGAAATTGATCTCAACGGATATATTCTTCATATTCATGTTTAACATATTTTTACTGCTTATAATAGCATTGGTGGTTCTTAAAGTCGAGATCAGATGGTGGGCTCCGAAAGATACACAATCATCCGCAACGACTGTTATAGAACTAGTAAAATGCTTCATAAGACAGACAGTCGTTATCAAATTCTTGGGACCAGTCTTCAGAGCAGTCGTGCTAATCATAATCGTATATTCGCTGATAATCGACTGTGCTATCGACGTAAGTATCCCTATTTATTTCACTACAGTTCACACAACAGTTCACTAATTAATCTAGTTCGGTAAGAAGTCTAAAATTGAGCATCAGATCGCTTTATGGAATGTGTCTCACATTCCATAAAGCGATAACTTTGTCCTAAAATAAGCTGATTTACCTGAAAACTAGCTAATATAATAACAAGCTGCCATCTCTAAAAAAACAGCGTTGACCTACGTAAAAAAATCATACAGAATCTGGCAAACCGCAAACTATATCATTACATTACATACTCCTATATTTTATCCCTAAAAtagagtaagtaagtaagtaagtaagtaaatacactttattgcaccacaaagaaaaatacaataacagatttacagtgtaaataaGAGTGTGTTGCTTTCAGGGAATCTTAACGTCAGCGATAACATATCCGCGATACAAGCCCGAAATAGATTCGCCGGCTGCACTACTAGCGAGCAATTTAACACTTGGCATTCACAATAGACATCTACTACTCTTCGATACGAGCTTGACTCCGGAGATCAGACACCAACTCGAAGCCCAGAACAGGATCGAGCCATTTAATGATAAGAAAATAAAAGCATTTATTGATAAGCGCCAATTTCAGTACGCAGTTCTCTTAAGAAAAAGCGATGCTAAATACATAAGCAGAAAAACATCTAACTTGAAAGATGGCAGACCCCTATTCCATACAATGTCAGAATGTCCTTTGCCCTGCTCGATAGTCTACGGGCTGCGCTATGGAAGCCCTTACCTGCCAGTAATAGATAAAAAACTCCACTATCTGTTCCAAGGAGGAATCCTACAGCAATGGGTCAGAACTGAGGAGTTCACGGTAAACTCTAAAATTGGCAACGCATTATCTAGTAATAATAAAGAACGGAAGGCATTAACTTTGTACAATCTTCAAGAAGTGTTTTTCGTCCTAATCGTGGGTTACGTGATTAGtggaatattttttatagtagaATTCTGTCTACATCTACACAAAGCTACAAGAGTTTAGATACACTCGTTGCAGTAATAATTTTACCGAATTTTACGTCATTGGAAGTACCGAAACCAAAAGTTTGGATGGGACCCTAGGATAACTGAGCCTGATGAAGCTTACACAACGCAATAAACGGCTCGAACTATTTAGAAGTGTTAGTAGGCTTACTATTGTTATGTACTATAtattaaaagtataaaaataaagtttatattaatttaccttGACTTTTTCTTGAAGACCTTTGTTAGCTGCTTTTAAAGACTGAATTTCGATGGTTAACCTTTTGCAATCCACTAATCTGTTAACATCTTCGTACTTCTCTGTTTTGGAGGGTACTCTGATTTGCTTCTCTAGGAACTCCTCCTTCTTTCTGTGTTCAGTCTTCAAGTTTCGGATAGCTGCTTCGTGGAGGGCCTTCAGTCCTCTGATTCCGCTCCGCTCGGTGTCGAGGGACTTCTTCAAGGTAGCGTTTTCGAGCCGGAGCCTTTCGACGAGGTTCTTAAGCCTGTTGAGGAACGCCTCGTCGACGGTCCGCTTGTCGGCGGCGGGGCCGGTGCTGGAGGTCGAGGTGTCGGTGGACGCCATGTTGTGACGTCACCGTGTCGTGTCGGATGCGTCTCGAGCGTCCGCGGTTATGGCCTCGTGTTGACGGGCACTGTGACGTTCGCTGCGTGGTTCGGTTGCGTTGAGGATTCTGGAAAACAACAGAATGTTATTCTGATGGATACAGATTTATCATTTCAATCACTTACATCTGGGAATTTTGTGTAGTAGGATTCCTACTAGGTCAACTTTTGGTTTTAATAGGTAGGTTTAATTGACAACCAGAATAAAAAGTTTCTCTTTTTAGAAGACGCGAATGAAACGAATGgtgaattaattaaattaaagtacctaagtaaaataTCGACACAACGTAATATGGATTTATGCCAGAGAAAAGGCCTATTATTTCCTATGGATTCAGTCAATTTCGGACTCAGCTCTTGTTTCGTCACACAGGCATTCCGTTATGCTTTAATAGCCATTATGCTCTTTGCTCATGTTATTCCAACTAAAATAGTTGCCTTACTTTCCTATTGCAATAAATCATACAACGTACTAGAGATGGGCGCCGACCCCTAAAAtcgtggcggcggcgcgccggcaaaTAGAGGCCGGTGGCGGCGTGACGCCGGCGGCGTGGCCATAGATTTTGATGACCTTGGATACCTATGACTCCTTAAAATAATGATTTCTTTATGATATACGAGGCAAACGAGGAGACGTAACACCTaacggtaagcgattaccgtcgcgagtaagtgcgttgccggcctttaatatgagaatacgctcttttcttgaaggtttgaaggtcgtatcagtCCGAAAGTACCGCAGGCTTACTCCACAATCCACAtttcacagtttagctgtgcaaggcaggaagtttctggagaaacgcacaagaactgccaaccatctaagtggtgaagatagaAATCTTGTCGCGAAGGGCGATTGCGGAAAGAAGTGGCAGGGAAACAAATTCCTCGGAGCACTCCCCGttgtacaagtaggtacatgccATGGAAAATGCAAAGCCAGTCTACATCTGTACGTAGCGCCTAGGAGTCAAGCCCACCTGAATTATTACGATGTCACTCTTCGTTGGATGCAGCCTAGAGGGCGAAGCTGGTGCTGGGGTGCCCCTGCCCACAGATGAGAACAATATTCCATGTGTGGGCAAACCCGTGCCTTCTAAAGCTGTAGGAGGTGTGCCAGTGTGAAATAGGTACTATGTCGATCTGTTGAGCACACCGATGCATTTTTGAGACTAATTTGGTCTGACTAGGGTTgtaaaaaaacggttttttttctgacttgaaaaaaaaacatgaaaaaaaaaacgtttttttttctggagtacgtttttagggttccgtacccaaagaggtaaaaacgggaccctattactaagactccgctgtccgtccgtccgtccgtccatccgtccgtccgtccgtccgtctgtcaccaggctgtatctcacgaaccgtgatagctagttgaaattttcacagatgatgtatttctgttgccgctataacaacaaatactaaaaacagaataaaatgaagatttaagtggggctcccatacaacaaacgtgatttttgaccgaagttaagcaacgtcgggcggggtcagtacttggatgggtgaccgtttgtttgcttgttttgctctattttttgttgatgttgcggaaccctccgtgcgcgagtccgactcgcacttggccggtttttttttcaatagtatgaaaactcaaaatttgcaaggcagttaatacttttatacggttgttttacttgttttagaCTTTATGTTAACCATTAaaccaatttaatttaacaacttTGATTAATAACAACATAAATGAAATCTGTAGTGGTAGTTATCGCAATTTACTGTTGGCAACACCAACGCCTCTCGTCGCCGCATCGGGGAATTCAGGGATTCCGGATACTGTACTGACATACTTACTTTAATGTACTTAGTTTTaagttacttatataaataaatcacgaAAACCGTTATTGTGGCATATTTTTTTCATCTGAAAGAAaacctaatttagaaaaaaaaccatgGTGCCAGGTTTtctttcatgattttttttcataaatttgaaaaaaaaaacatttggttttttttctatttgcaaCCCTAGGCCTGACCCTCTAAAAGGCCGCGGAACTGAACTTCACTCGAGATGTCGACGAAGTAAAGAAGTGCTTTACGCACTGAGCTTTAATTGGTTGAACCGGACATCCGCTATACAGCTCTCCCACTGCGATATATTAGCGGCGTCACGGCGTGGCTCTCCCGTCATCCAGTGTCGAGTTGGACGCAAAGAGCTTACCCAGAATATCGGCTTGTTCGACCGATGAATCATTTCCCATGTGCAGAGACGGAAAAGATGGCGTGCAGGTAAGTAATTCCCCTGGATAGCTTTGACAAGAGACCCGAACGCACGTCCCGAAGGAAGGTGCTCTAACTTCTCGCAAATCCTACCAATGTGCAGCGATTATCTACTCTTTTGAAGGACCGGGAGGCAAAGTTAAACTCGTTTTTTAACGCGCTAGATGaattgaaatattaataatgcgctatttgtcgaattgtctCCACATATCTATCGTAACTAGATATTATACTGAAGTCTGATGCGCTCCGATAGCGACCCGTAACTCCCGCTAGTTGGCGCTGGAGTGCACGGCGTCACGCCGGGCTTTGgtcaggcggcggcggcggataGCTACAACGTACGTACGAGAAATATTTCTACATAAATTATACCGCATCATTGTCGGGTTCATGACAGTACGATGATCAGAAGTGGGTCATGGCGAGACAAATGTAGGAAGACTGTGGGTTGATCCCGTCAGCCGTGACTCAAACTTCCAATTGGTATAAATATGATGATTCTGATATTGTGCTTCAATTGGCTCAAGATAGCAATGAGAATTGTAATTGGAATGAATGATATTTTCATCTGATAATAAAAAGCGGGCGGTGCTTCATTGCTCTGTAGTTTTTTGTGTATGTTAGGCATCTGCACATACAAACGCAAATAGGTGCAGTCAGAGGTAAGTCGTTGACGGTATTACCCGTTAGACCCTTTTCCCTAAGCGACATAAATCATCCACAAAAGCCTTATTAGACACTTTAAGACACGAGTATCGTTTAAGGACTTTCAGGTTTGCAATCTGTTATCACTGTTTGCCCCTCTTCTTAACAAATAGGTTTgtaaccctaaaacaaacaaCACTAAAGCTACCATCTCCTTGCCTTAGTTACATATTGGTTTGCCCCAACCCAAATCACCGATGGTTTGCCCCAAATATCCAGAGCGTGATAGCCGCGAATAAAAATAGTGTTCATTTGAGCGGGGCTCGGTGACATCATTACTCAAGTGACTGCTGTCACGTCCCGTCTCCATGTTTGCCATTGTACttgctaaaataaatataagtaatgaGCATTTGGTCATATGAAGCTAGTAACTCGTATATTTTTGATGAAAGCTTTTTGGAGGCATTGCACATGATGTTTCATGTTTGCCATGTGATGCTTTCCAGAAGTGAGTGAGAATCCATTAAGCATAAGCATACTTAGGTACTCGAAGGCAAGGCAAATGACGAGGCGAATAGCGAGTTAGGGGGCacaccgcgaaaaacgaaaatcaaaatttcgtTTTGCCTCTCTACGATGGAAGAGCGGTTTCGTTTTTAGCGGTAGTCCCTCTGTTTCTTTCTGCATTCACACACTCGTGTTCGCTATTTGCCTCACCATTCGTAATGTATGTGGTTGGACTTAAACACAACTAAAGGTATAAGTGGTATAAGTAAACTCACTGCAgtcaaagtaggtacttatatttaagaAAGAAAAGACTCCTGTCAATATATTATACGATTGTAAACAAGAAAATGTTAACAGTTTATGGAAACGATTGCCCTAAATACCTCATACTCATAAGTTATCGGCCCTTCAAAATTAGATCTCAATCCGCAACAAAGTGCCGTAGGTATTTTCATCGCAAGATCCTCAACAGCGACAATTAAACCCGTTCTACCACCGTTGATAATGAGTTGACTATCCTTGGAACTTACTGCAACGAGATACGGTCCACAATAGTGTGTTGCTGTTCATATGCAGTCGACAGCGCAAGCGCAGAAATTAGAGCGGATTTAATAAGGAAGCGCAAAGGACGCGTGCAATTGTGACAATTATAGAGGTGAACCTGCGACCTGTGACTTGTGAGAGGCTAGGGTCAGGTGGGTGTTGTAatgtttaaaggggcccactgattaacagtccgccggacggtatcggcctgtcagttagaacaaaaaattgacagttccgaacaactgacaggccgataccgtccggcggactgttaatcagtgggccccttaagtttaGTCGGACTAAGTTAACTTTTACATGATAAAGAGTGGAAGTGTGTTAAGAAATGTCATATTAGAAATTTGTTTGTTGATGACACTTCCACGTAGGAAGTAAAAGTAACGGCTACGGGGCGTGGCGTGGCTGAAAGGTTCGacagttttttggccgaaacatgatttttattccGAAACATGACGAAACCGAAATCGAagcttcggtcggacactatcgAATATAAAAGTGAAAGAGACACATAAATAAATTTCGATCAGTATGCCCTTTGACaactgtaggtacattaagCTAACGGTTGCCGTTGTCACTAATACCTAAAGATATTAAATTGATATGATATTTTACAATCATGAATACGCCTCCAGCATCCCGAATCAGTCGTATTTATAATGATGAGTGGCTTATGACGGGATCATGAATGATCCCGAAATATCCGTGACGAACAGATGATCCCAGTGCAATTTTATCTA harbors:
- the LOC134651537 gene encoding uncharacterized protein LOC134651537; translation: MLTVLGITLLLKHSLCVNPSILFQEVQAYHSETSAKADFAFQVVDKIYNAFRQWFFTIIFCEFTYFENRILKYTENYNDGYPVLLLDGCPNSNNSETKPRIDKHGMTAYIVTSNQLTVENNDLVIYTLRRTGVFKPRSVVIFVINIEVKMDSYFHYAMKEHFQLCWGRRIPNSILVLWSERLRMYTYNPFFDQIIDVSNEINIGSLLSRQYENLYGRELRLSVFRKPFIYDDTAQIDCSSRLASTMMSILNASCNALAPRDGSTVGDLLDNGTATGVTRDLIDGYTDLELNSRILKNSYYGYIDTTYPLSQDELCFLLKKAGPQSTFMTTMKLISTDIFFIFMFNIFLLLIIALVVLKVEIRWWAPKDTQSSATTVIELVKCFIRQTVVIKFLGPVFRAVVLIIIVYSLIIDCAIDGILTSAITYPRYKPEIDSPAALLASNLTLGIHNRHLLLFDTSLTPEIRHQLEAQNRIEPFNDKKIKAFIDKRQFQYAVLLRKSDAKYISRKTSNLKDGRPLFHTMSECPLPCSIVYGLRYGSPYLPVIDKKLHYLFQGGILQQWVRTEEFTVNSKIGNALSSNNKERKALTLYNLQEVFFVLIVGYVISGIFFIVEFCLHLHKATRV